A region of Modestobacter marinus DNA encodes the following proteins:
- a CDS encoding acetylxylan esterase, producing MPHTDLPLEELRRYAPDLPAPEDLQEFWDATLQEAGRWPLDASWTPVDSGLTTVETLGVSFAGAGGSPVRAWLHLPARALRGDRPLPGVVQFQGYNGGRGLPHEHVFWASAGFAQLVVDTRGQGSGWTVGETGDPVGSAAAQPGFLTRGVLSPQDYYYRRVYTDAVRAVEVLRGHPDVDGDRVAVAGISQGGGIALAVSALAPGVRAVLPDVPFLCDFPRATRIAPGDPYGELVRYLKAHRDRVDRVFATLSYFDGAVLARRASAPALFSVALMDQICPPSTVFAAYHAYAGPKDIRVYPFNDHEGGQFHQQREQLTWLRDLLSGPAVAEPTTLKGT from the coding sequence ATGCCGCACACCGACCTGCCCCTGGAGGAGCTCCGGCGCTACGCCCCGGACCTGCCCGCGCCCGAGGACCTGCAGGAGTTCTGGGACGCCACCCTCCAGGAGGCGGGGCGGTGGCCGCTGGACGCCTCCTGGACGCCGGTCGACTCCGGGCTGACGACCGTCGAGACCCTCGGCGTGTCGTTCGCCGGCGCGGGCGGCTCGCCGGTGCGCGCCTGGCTGCACCTGCCCGCCCGCGCGCTGCGCGGGGACCGGCCGCTGCCCGGGGTGGTCCAGTTCCAGGGCTACAACGGCGGCCGCGGGCTGCCGCACGAGCACGTCTTCTGGGCCTCGGCCGGGTTCGCCCAGCTGGTCGTCGACACCCGTGGGCAGGGCAGCGGCTGGACGGTGGGGGAGACCGGTGACCCGGTGGGCTCGGCCGCCGCGCAGCCCGGCTTCCTGACCCGGGGGGTGCTGTCGCCGCAGGACTACTACTACCGGCGGGTCTACACCGACGCCGTCCGGGCCGTGGAGGTGCTCCGCGGTCATCCGGACGTCGACGGCGACCGGGTCGCGGTGGCCGGCATCAGCCAGGGCGGCGGCATCGCGCTGGCCGTCTCGGCGCTCGCGCCCGGGGTGCGGGCGGTCCTGCCCGACGTGCCGTTCCTCTGCGACTTCCCGCGCGCCACCCGCATCGCCCCCGGCGATCCCTACGGGGAGCTGGTCCGCTACCTCAAGGCCCACCGGGACCGCGTCGACCGCGTCTTCGCGACGTTGAGCTACTTCGACGGCGCGGTGCTCGCCCGCCGGGCCTCGGCGCCGGCGCTGTTCTCCGTGGCCCTCATGGACCAGATCTGCCCGCCGTCCACGGTGTTCGCGGCCTACCACGCCTACGCCGGCCCGAAGGACATCCGGGTCTACCCGTTCAACGACCACGAGGGCGGCCAGTTCCACCAGCAGCGGGAGCAGCTCACCTGGCTGCGCGACCTGCTCTCCGGCCCCGCGGTGGCCGAGCCGACCACGCTGAAGGGGACCTGA